A window from Dermacentor albipictus isolate Rhodes 1998 colony chromosome 10, USDA_Dalb.pri_finalv2, whole genome shotgun sequence encodes these proteins:
- the LOC139050907 gene encoding venom metalloproteinase BumaMPs1-like isoform X1: MKVQWKQALFNLALLTTTLARGRMYAQSIVYPTFLEARSNNGTKVVQLNDQITLNLVPTDVFSNTFVLSTATNLNLQHKEIDITRIRKTIYHDGTSMAAISMQDVEGTIEMTGMIGDRLRIEPLPFSKRTLNGVLPHRLFHARNIVARDDVEVSETVNITRSTKGKRFQRYSNYAVVEIYIIIDVLFSTRFPKDADAINYLAVTVASVNLRYRSVSKIQIKFKLVGMLRLSRELEDDFVMMNGEYMDGQATLLRLVMFCYKMGLHNADIRYFITGRDITGMYKGRMSPIMGGFAYVGGLCSLDGVALGEDKPGLYAGVDIMAHELAHSLGCVHDGEGPRREIPRHEGSIKPECAAYLGYLMSYNRNNDKKHYQFSPCCQAQIKLFLGLVSDECIQETFQVTQIIPRRGFLPGHWLSPHRYCIMKQPKLRIAPATALMANKNCKLPCQYLAGSYTITVEYDALDGMRCEQGMVIHFVCTSFIVLQAFVVMFSLLTADKLVGRLHYCWLH; the protein is encoded by the exons GTCGTATGTATGCTCAATCAATTGTCTATCCAACTTTCTTGGAAGCAAGATCTAATAATGGAACTAAAGTGGTTCAACTCAATGACCAAATTACCCTGAATCTTGTACCAACTGACGTTTTTTCCAATACTTTTGTACTTTCGACCGCAACAAATCTAAATCTTCAACACAAAGAA ATTGATATAACAAGAATTCGGAAAACAATATATCACGATGGAACTTCCATGGCGGCGATTTCTATGCAAGATGTGGAAGGAACCATTGAAATG ACAGGAATGATAGGCGACAGACTACGCATAGAACCGCTGCCATTTTCGAAACGGACATTAAATGGTGTACTGCCTCATCGTTTATTTCACGCGAGGAATATCGTGGCCCGAGATGACGTTGAAG TGTCCGAAACAGTAAATATCACAA GAAGCACGAAGGGGAAACGCTTTCAACGATATTCCAACTACGCCGTTGTGGAAATTTACATCATAATCGACGTATTATTCTCAACACGCTTTCCCAAAGATGCCGACGCAATCAACTACTTGGCCGTGACTGTAGCTTCA GTCAACCTTAGATACAGATCAGTGAGCAAAATCCAAATCAAATTTAAACTCGTCGGAATGCTCCGTCTCTCTCGCGAG CTTGAAGACGATTTTGTAATGATGAACGGAGAGTACATGGACGGTCAGGCCACCCTACTGAGACTGGTGATGTTCTGTTACAAAATGGGGCTGCATAACGCCGATATCAGATATTTCATCACAGG ccGCGACATCACTGGAATGTACAAGGGAAGGATGAGCCCTATCATGGGAG GTTTTGCCTACGTTGGAGGACTCTGTTCCCTGGACGGTGTCGCTCTTGGGGAAGACAAACCAGGCCTATACGCAGGCGTGGATATTATGGCTCACGAGCTGGCACACTC ATTGGGTTGTGTTCACGATGGTGAAGGCCCAAGAAGAGAAATACCTCGACACGAGGGTTCCATAAAGCCAGAGTGTGCTGCCTACCTAGGCTACCTAATGAGCTACAACAGAAACAATGATAAAAAGCATTACCAGTTTTCCCCCTGCTGTCAAGCACAGATCAAGCTTTTTTTGGG GTTAGTGTCAGACGAATGCATTCAGGAGACGTTCCAAGTAACCCAAATCATACCAAGGAGAGGATTTCTACCGGGACACTGGCTTAGCCCACACAGATACTGCATTATGAAACAACCCAAGTTAAGAATAGCTCCAGCGACAGCG CTGATGGCCAACAAGAACTGCAAGCTGCCATGCCAATACCTTGCTGGTAGTTACACGATAACAGTCGAGTACGACGCTTTGGACGGAATGCGTTGTGAACAGGGCATGGTAATACATTTTGTCTGTACTTCTTTTATTGTTCTGCAAGCGTTTGTTGTGATGTTTAGTTTGCTAACTGCGGACAAATTGGTAGGCAGGCTACATTACTGCTGGCTACACTAA
- the LOC139050907 gene encoding venom metalloproteinase antarease-like TfasMP_A isoform X4, with the protein MIGDRLRIEPLPFSKRTLNGVLPHRLFHARNIVARDDVEVSETVNITRSTKGKRFQRYSNYAVVEIYIIIDVLFSTRFPKDADAINYLAVTVASVNLRYRSVSKIQIKFKLVGMLRLSRELEDDFVMMNGEYMDGQATLLRLVMFCYKMGLHNADIRYFITGRDITGMYKGRMSPIMGGFAYVGGLCSLDGVALGEDKPGLYAGVDIMAHELAHSLGCVHDGEGPRREIPRHEGSIKPECAAYLGYLMSYNRNNDKKHYQFSPCCQAQIKLFLGLVSDECIQETFQVTQIIPRRGFLPGHWLSPHRYCIMKQPKLRIAPATALMANKNCKLPCQYLAGSYTITVEYDALDGMRCEQGMVIHFVCTSFIVLQAFVVMFSLLTADKLVGRLHYCWLH; encoded by the exons ATGATAGGCGACAGACTACGCATAGAACCGCTGCCATTTTCGAAACGGACATTAAATGGTGTACTGCCTCATCGTTTATTTCACGCGAGGAATATCGTGGCCCGAGATGACGTTGAAG TGTCCGAAACAGTAAATATCACAA GAAGCACGAAGGGGAAACGCTTTCAACGATATTCCAACTACGCCGTTGTGGAAATTTACATCATAATCGACGTATTATTCTCAACACGCTTTCCCAAAGATGCCGACGCAATCAACTACTTGGCCGTGACTGTAGCTTCA GTCAACCTTAGATACAGATCAGTGAGCAAAATCCAAATCAAATTTAAACTCGTCGGAATGCTCCGTCTCTCTCGCGAG CTTGAAGACGATTTTGTAATGATGAACGGAGAGTACATGGACGGTCAGGCCACCCTACTGAGACTGGTGATGTTCTGTTACAAAATGGGGCTGCATAACGCCGATATCAGATATTTCATCACAGG ccGCGACATCACTGGAATGTACAAGGGAAGGATGAGCCCTATCATGGGAG GTTTTGCCTACGTTGGAGGACTCTGTTCCCTGGACGGTGTCGCTCTTGGGGAAGACAAACCAGGCCTATACGCAGGCGTGGATATTATGGCTCACGAGCTGGCACACTC ATTGGGTTGTGTTCACGATGGTGAAGGCCCAAGAAGAGAAATACCTCGACACGAGGGTTCCATAAAGCCAGAGTGTGCTGCCTACCTAGGCTACCTAATGAGCTACAACAGAAACAATGATAAAAAGCATTACCAGTTTTCCCCCTGCTGTCAAGCACAGATCAAGCTTTTTTTGGG GTTAGTGTCAGACGAATGCATTCAGGAGACGTTCCAAGTAACCCAAATCATACCAAGGAGAGGATTTCTACCGGGACACTGGCTTAGCCCACACAGATACTGCATTATGAAACAACCCAAGTTAAGAATAGCTCCAGCGACAGCG CTGATGGCCAACAAGAACTGCAAGCTGCCATGCCAATACCTTGCTGGTAGTTACACGATAACAGTCGAGTACGACGCTTTGGACGGAATGCGTTGTGAACAGGGCATGGTAATACATTTTGTCTGTACTTCTTTTATTGTTCTGCAAGCGTTTGTTGTGATGTTTAGTTTGCTAACTGCGGACAAATTGGTAGGCAGGCTACATTACTGCTGGCTACACTAA
- the LOC139050907 gene encoding venom metalloproteinase BumaMPs1-like isoform X3 codes for MKVQWKQALFNLALLTTTLARGRMYAQSIVYPTFLEARSNNGTKVVQLNDQITLNLVPTDVFSNTFVLSTATNLNLQHKEIDITRIRKTIYHDGTSMAAISMQDVEGTIEMTGMIGDRLRIEPLPFSKRTLNGVLPHRLFHARNIVARDDVEVSETVNITRSTKGKRFQRYSNYAVVEIYIIIDVLFSTRFPKDADAINYLAVTVASVNLRYRSVSKIQIKFKLVGMLRLSRELEDDFVMMNGEYMDGQATLLRLVMFCYKMGLHNADIRYFITGRDITGMYKGRMSPIMGGFAYVGGLCSLDGVALGEDKPGLYAGVDIMAHELAHSLVSDECIQETFQVTQIIPRRGFLPGHWLSPHRYCIMKQPKLRIAPATALMANKNCKLPCQYLAGSYTITVEYDALDGMRCEQGMVIHFVCTSFIVLQAFVVMFSLLTADKLVGRLHYCWLH; via the exons GTCGTATGTATGCTCAATCAATTGTCTATCCAACTTTCTTGGAAGCAAGATCTAATAATGGAACTAAAGTGGTTCAACTCAATGACCAAATTACCCTGAATCTTGTACCAACTGACGTTTTTTCCAATACTTTTGTACTTTCGACCGCAACAAATCTAAATCTTCAACACAAAGAA ATTGATATAACAAGAATTCGGAAAACAATATATCACGATGGAACTTCCATGGCGGCGATTTCTATGCAAGATGTGGAAGGAACCATTGAAATG ACAGGAATGATAGGCGACAGACTACGCATAGAACCGCTGCCATTTTCGAAACGGACATTAAATGGTGTACTGCCTCATCGTTTATTTCACGCGAGGAATATCGTGGCCCGAGATGACGTTGAAG TGTCCGAAACAGTAAATATCACAA GAAGCACGAAGGGGAAACGCTTTCAACGATATTCCAACTACGCCGTTGTGGAAATTTACATCATAATCGACGTATTATTCTCAACACGCTTTCCCAAAGATGCCGACGCAATCAACTACTTGGCCGTGACTGTAGCTTCA GTCAACCTTAGATACAGATCAGTGAGCAAAATCCAAATCAAATTTAAACTCGTCGGAATGCTCCGTCTCTCTCGCGAG CTTGAAGACGATTTTGTAATGATGAACGGAGAGTACATGGACGGTCAGGCCACCCTACTGAGACTGGTGATGTTCTGTTACAAAATGGGGCTGCATAACGCCGATATCAGATATTTCATCACAGG ccGCGACATCACTGGAATGTACAAGGGAAGGATGAGCCCTATCATGGGAG GTTTTGCCTACGTTGGAGGACTCTGTTCCCTGGACGGTGTCGCTCTTGGGGAAGACAAACCAGGCCTATACGCAGGCGTGGATATTATGGCTCACGAGCTGGCACACTC GTTAGTGTCAGACGAATGCATTCAGGAGACGTTCCAAGTAACCCAAATCATACCAAGGAGAGGATTTCTACCGGGACACTGGCTTAGCCCACACAGATACTGCATTATGAAACAACCCAAGTTAAGAATAGCTCCAGCGACAGCG CTGATGGCCAACAAGAACTGCAAGCTGCCATGCCAATACCTTGCTGGTAGTTACACGATAACAGTCGAGTACGACGCTTTGGACGGAATGCGTTGTGAACAGGGCATGGTAATACATTTTGTCTGTACTTCTTTTATTGTTCTGCAAGCGTTTGTTGTGATGTTTAGTTTGCTAACTGCGGACAAATTGGTAGGCAGGCTACATTACTGCTGGCTACACTAA
- the LOC139050907 gene encoding venom metalloproteinase BumaMPs1-like isoform X2: protein MKVQWKQALFNLALLTTTLARGRMYAQSIVYPTFLEARSNNGTKVVQLNDQITLNLVPTDVFSNTFVLSTATNLNLQHKEIDITRIRKTIYHDGTSMAAISMQDVEGTIEMTGMIGDRLRIEPLPFSKRTLNGVLPHRLFHARNIVARDDVEVSETVNITRSTKGKRFQRYSNYAVVEIYIIIDVLFSTRFPKDADAINYLAVTVASVNLRYRSVSKIQIKFKLVGMLRLSRELEDDFVMMNGEYMDGQATLLRLVMFCYKMGLHNADIRYFITGRDITGMYKGRMSPIMGGFAYVGGLCSLDGVALGEDKPGLYAGVDIMAHELAHSLGCVHDGEGPRREIPRHEGSIKPECAAYLGYLMSYNRNNDKKHYQFSPCCQAQIKLFLGLVSDECIQETFQVTQIIPRRGFLPGHWLSPHRYCIMKQPKLRIAPATALMANKNCKLPCQYLAGSYTITVEYDALDGMRCEQGMWCENGVCL, encoded by the exons GTCGTATGTATGCTCAATCAATTGTCTATCCAACTTTCTTGGAAGCAAGATCTAATAATGGAACTAAAGTGGTTCAACTCAATGACCAAATTACCCTGAATCTTGTACCAACTGACGTTTTTTCCAATACTTTTGTACTTTCGACCGCAACAAATCTAAATCTTCAACACAAAGAA ATTGATATAACAAGAATTCGGAAAACAATATATCACGATGGAACTTCCATGGCGGCGATTTCTATGCAAGATGTGGAAGGAACCATTGAAATG ACAGGAATGATAGGCGACAGACTACGCATAGAACCGCTGCCATTTTCGAAACGGACATTAAATGGTGTACTGCCTCATCGTTTATTTCACGCGAGGAATATCGTGGCCCGAGATGACGTTGAAG TGTCCGAAACAGTAAATATCACAA GAAGCACGAAGGGGAAACGCTTTCAACGATATTCCAACTACGCCGTTGTGGAAATTTACATCATAATCGACGTATTATTCTCAACACGCTTTCCCAAAGATGCCGACGCAATCAACTACTTGGCCGTGACTGTAGCTTCA GTCAACCTTAGATACAGATCAGTGAGCAAAATCCAAATCAAATTTAAACTCGTCGGAATGCTCCGTCTCTCTCGCGAG CTTGAAGACGATTTTGTAATGATGAACGGAGAGTACATGGACGGTCAGGCCACCCTACTGAGACTGGTGATGTTCTGTTACAAAATGGGGCTGCATAACGCCGATATCAGATATTTCATCACAGG ccGCGACATCACTGGAATGTACAAGGGAAGGATGAGCCCTATCATGGGAG GTTTTGCCTACGTTGGAGGACTCTGTTCCCTGGACGGTGTCGCTCTTGGGGAAGACAAACCAGGCCTATACGCAGGCGTGGATATTATGGCTCACGAGCTGGCACACTC ATTGGGTTGTGTTCACGATGGTGAAGGCCCAAGAAGAGAAATACCTCGACACGAGGGTTCCATAAAGCCAGAGTGTGCTGCCTACCTAGGCTACCTAATGAGCTACAACAGAAACAATGATAAAAAGCATTACCAGTTTTCCCCCTGCTGTCAAGCACAGATCAAGCTTTTTTTGGG GTTAGTGTCAGACGAATGCATTCAGGAGACGTTCCAAGTAACCCAAATCATACCAAGGAGAGGATTTCTACCGGGACACTGGCTTAGCCCACACAGATACTGCATTATGAAACAACCCAAGTTAAGAATAGCTCCAGCGACAGCG CTGATGGCCAACAAGAACTGCAAGCTGCCATGCCAATACCTTGCTGGTAGTTACACGATAACAGTCGAGTACGACGCTTTGGACGGAATGCGTTGTGAACAGGGCATG